In the genome of Shewanella glacialimarina, one region contains:
- a CDS encoding ATP-dependent zinc protease family protein, whose protein sequence is MFKQALALTIAVLIVSGCTATQHSHAPSISNADLNSTLQTSQAQIITAFNDQCSKQSDDITGLSIELRKLKTQVSEAMAQSQKLAVVPVVAPAPRPVAVPSQCPESLIGEKFLLGEAESVYMDEVKTTFATRIDTGAESSSLDARNIVLFERNGEEWVRYDVMTNGPDKAGNTFESKVERFVRIKQDATSEDDRRPVIHAHLKIGQYSAETDLNLTDRSHLDYPLLLGRKFMKDIAIVDVGQIYIHGKDKNQVTTLIK, encoded by the coding sequence ATGTTTAAGCAGGCACTTGCACTAACTATTGCAGTATTGATTGTTTCAGGTTGCACAGCAACCCAGCATTCCCATGCACCATCAATCTCAAATGCTGATTTAAACAGCACGCTGCAAACATCCCAAGCACAAATTATTACCGCTTTTAATGACCAATGCAGCAAACAATCTGACGATATTACTGGATTATCGATCGAGTTACGTAAGTTAAAGACACAAGTTAGCGAAGCAATGGCACAGTCGCAAAAGCTCGCTGTCGTCCCTGTCGTTGCACCAGCACCTAGACCTGTAGCAGTGCCATCACAATGTCCTGAATCGCTCATTGGTGAGAAATTCTTATTAGGTGAAGCTGAAAGTGTTTATATGGATGAAGTTAAAACAACATTCGCTACCCGTATCGATACCGGAGCTGAGTCATCTTCATTAGATGCTCGAAACATTGTCCTTTTTGAACGAAATGGCGAAGAATGGGTGAGATATGATGTGATGACTAACGGCCCAGATAAAGCAGGAAATACTTTCGAGTCAAAAGTTGAACGCTTTGTACGTATAAAACAAGATGCTACCAGTGAAGATGATCGCCGCCCTGTTATTCATGCGCATTTAAAAATTGGTCAATATTCAGCTGAAACTGATCTAAATTTAACTGACAGAAGCCATTTAGATTACCCACTACTTCTTGGCCGTAAATTTATGAAAGATATTGCCATCGTTGATGTAGGTCAAATCTACATTCACGGTAAAGACAAAAACCAAGTGACCACACTTATTAAATAG
- a CDS encoding inactive transglutaminase family protein, with product MHSRKPFYIFVFLLFFVGIGASIYRGIEHNVPFLPGEQVQSWAIDAKVSFNGRNQPAEVQFSLPNDPAFDILVENTTSPGYGLTITEEQNRKAIWSIREASGPQSLFYRVTLVPTGKLEIKSEQEPTDTEVYLWPATEKAAAEQIVEEVWLRSATNLSFAKQLLDLIHDKNQSQNMSLLLSTNTSTKLFLQMLHTKGVPARNVSGLVLEDQRRRQTLTTYVQVYQDGLWHLFDVVNNKQGRDGNLVLWEYAGGSVLEVMGGRSSQVSFSMLQDTRSALATSIDMMMTDDALDFSLYQLPLEEQSLFKGILLIPIGVMVVVFLRVIVGIKTSGTFMPVLIAMAFIQTTLLTGLIGFLLIVAFGLMIRSYLSTLNLLLISRISAVIIVVIFIIGLFTLISFKLGLSEGLTVTFFPMIILAWTIERMSILWEEEGPKKVFISGGGSLFVATIAYLAMSSELVQHWVFNFLGIHLVILGLVLVMGQYTGYRLTELKRFKPLVGEK from the coding sequence ATGCACTCTCGTAAACCGTTTTATATATTTGTATTTTTACTGTTTTTTGTCGGTATTGGTGCCAGCATCTATCGTGGTATTGAGCATAACGTGCCATTTTTACCCGGTGAACAGGTTCAAAGTTGGGCAATTGATGCAAAAGTGAGCTTTAACGGCCGTAACCAGCCCGCAGAAGTGCAATTCTCATTACCTAATGATCCCGCATTTGACATTTTGGTCGAAAACACAACCTCACCAGGTTACGGTTTAACTATTACTGAAGAGCAAAATCGCAAAGCGATTTGGTCGATTAGAGAAGCATCTGGACCACAGTCTTTGTTTTACCGTGTCACACTGGTGCCAACAGGTAAATTAGAAATTAAATCTGAACAAGAACCCACTGACACTGAAGTCTATCTTTGGCCTGCAACAGAGAAGGCAGCTGCAGAACAAATTGTAGAAGAAGTTTGGCTTCGCAGTGCGACCAATTTATCTTTTGCAAAGCAATTGTTGGATTTGATCCACGATAAAAATCAAAGTCAAAATATGTCGTTATTACTGTCGACTAACACTTCGACCAAATTATTCTTACAAATGTTACATACAAAAGGTGTTCCAGCACGAAATGTCAGTGGCTTAGTATTAGAAGATCAACGTCGTCGTCAAACCTTAACGACTTATGTGCAAGTTTATCAAGATGGCTTATGGCACTTATTTGATGTTGTTAACAACAAGCAAGGCAGAGACGGTAATCTTGTATTATGGGAATATGCTGGTGGCTCTGTTTTAGAAGTCATGGGCGGTCGTAGCTCACAAGTTAGCTTTTCAATGTTACAAGATACGCGCTCCGCATTAGCTACATCTATTGATATGATGATGACTGATGACGCATTAGATTTTTCTTTGTATCAACTTCCACTTGAAGAGCAAAGTTTATTCAAAGGTATATTATTGATCCCTATTGGTGTAATGGTGGTTGTTTTCCTTCGCGTGATTGTCGGTATTAAAACATCTGGTACTTTTATGCCAGTATTAATTGCGATGGCCTTTATTCAAACCACCCTGCTAACGGGTTTAATTGGTTTTCTATTAATTGTGGCTTTCGGATTAATGATCCGCTCCTACCTCTCCACGCTCAATTTATTGTTGATATCCCGAATATCCGCGGTGATTATTGTGGTGATTTTTATCATCGGCTTGTTTACGTTAATCTCATTTAAACTGGGATTAAGTGAAGGGTTAACTGTGACCTTTTTCCCAATGATTATTTTAGCCTGGACAATCGAGCGCATGTCTATTTTATGGGAAGAGGAAGGCCCTAAAAAAGTGTTTATTTCAGGTGGCGGCAGTTTGTTTGTTGCAACCATAGCTTACCTCGCTATGAGCAGTGAATTAGTACAACACTGGGTGTTTAACTTCTTAGGTATTCATTTGGTTATCTTAGGTTTAGTACTGGTTATGGGACAATACACGGGTTACCGTTTGACCGAGTTAAAACGCTTTAAACCCTTAGTGGGAGAGAAGTAA
- a CDS encoding alpha-L-glutamate ligase-like protein, whose amino-acid sequence MKYAWPWELSRAGVLNMNKRNIGYIGKYNPRKHYKRVDDKLITKQLALANGIAVPDLIGVVQEQHDIELIPAMVIDRSGFVIKPAKGSGGKGILVITRVDNGRYYKANGDEVTPNEIYRHVSNTLSGLFSLGGRPDVAIVEGLIVFDPVFNGVSYEGVPDIRLIVFKGFPVMGMLRCSTAASDGKANLHQGAVGIGLDIATGKSLHAVQFDVPVDKHPDTHFPLSDIQVPHWETLLHTASRAYEMCEMGYLGTDMVLDKNRGPLLLELNARPGLTIQIANGKGILPRLKHVESLKGATMSVDQRVEYAKKHFCDQPKF is encoded by the coding sequence ATGAAGTATGCCTGGCCTTGGGAATTAAGCCGCGCAGGCGTGCTAAACATGAACAAGCGTAATATCGGTTATATTGGTAAATACAATCCACGTAAACACTATAAACGTGTCGACGATAAGTTAATTACCAAGCAATTAGCATTAGCAAATGGCATTGCCGTACCCGATTTAATTGGTGTTGTTCAAGAACAACATGATATTGAACTGATACCTGCGATGGTAATTGATAGAAGCGGTTTTGTTATCAAACCCGCTAAAGGGTCTGGTGGTAAAGGGATCCTGGTGATTACTAGAGTTGATAATGGCCGTTATTACAAGGCTAATGGCGATGAAGTAACCCCTAACGAAATATATCGTCATGTATCGAATACATTAAGCGGTTTATTTTCACTGGGGGGCAGACCCGATGTTGCCATTGTGGAAGGCTTAATTGTATTTGATCCCGTATTCAACGGTGTCAGTTACGAAGGTGTGCCTGATATACGATTAATCGTGTTCAAAGGGTTCCCAGTCATGGGCATGCTGCGTTGTTCAACTGCAGCCTCTGACGGTAAAGCTAACTTGCATCAAGGCGCTGTTGGTATTGGGTTAGATATTGCCACAGGCAAAAGTTTACACGCGGTTCAATTTGACGTTCCAGTAGATAAACATCCTGATACTCACTTCCCTTTATCCGACATTCAAGTGCCGCATTGGGAAACGCTACTGCATACAGCTTCTAGAGCCTATGAAATGTGTGAAATGGGCTATCTTGGGACCGACATGGTATTAGATAAAAATCGTGGCCCCTTGCTCTTAGAGCTTAATGCTCGTCCAGGTTTAACCATTCAAATAGCAAATGGTAAAGGCATTCTCCCCCGCCTTAAACACGTAGAGTCTTTAAAAGGCGCGACAATGTCAGTTGACCAACGTGTAGAATATGCGAAAAAGCATTTTTGCGATCAGCCTAAGTTTTAA
- a CDS encoding DUF3541 domain-containing protein, whose translation MLALSKSKTLSLVALSAVLFSSSLFAKESFVNPMHNLTGEQIYRQIKTNFETNLYTLPPRVQGHYAIRQFRMTGDTKYANGSLIDLLTIAESQAYFACNLNKPNFIDDESALAASLLGDKARGLARKEAIAPYPKFMLFTDLLRFSSRIDEFGFTGPCHDLLLSTLKSHDFAPSFTDKKMIESWAAQLINYVYWAKQVGVGDYYQVYKTAFINTYPDSKDATLSKAQYKNKIYGMTHFIFAASGYYQNEVDPKEFQWILDYFEKNLDKIIADTTADIITEVGISFLITGHKNHSVTQQIKKHIIAAYNPETQMIPSPKGRSDLSSGEHRNVLAMMLLNWPETLHPGPYLSNIASTKKNLPRLVNIKSVQNTLDSKQQSH comes from the coding sequence ATGTTGGCACTGAGCAAGAGTAAGACACTCTCGTTAGTTGCATTATCCGCTGTCTTATTCAGTAGCAGTTTATTTGCCAAAGAATCATTCGTTAATCCGATGCACAATTTAACGGGTGAACAAATTTACAGACAAATCAAAACTAATTTTGAAACTAACCTTTATACTTTACCACCAAGGGTTCAAGGCCATTACGCTATTCGTCAATTTCGCATGACAGGCGATACAAAGTACGCTAATGGGTCACTAATTGACTTGCTTACCATAGCTGAATCACAAGCTTATTTTGCCTGTAATCTCAATAAACCAAACTTCATTGATGATGAGTCAGCATTAGCGGCAAGTCTGTTAGGTGACAAAGCAAGAGGTTTAGCACGTAAAGAAGCTATTGCTCCTTATCCAAAATTTATGTTATTTACTGACTTATTGCGTTTTTCAAGTCGTATCGATGAGTTTGGTTTTACGGGTCCTTGTCATGATTTGCTATTGAGCACCTTAAAGTCGCATGATTTTGCTCCTTCCTTTACCGATAAGAAAATGATTGAGTCATGGGCTGCACAACTTATTAACTATGTATATTGGGCTAAGCAAGTCGGTGTGGGGGATTATTACCAAGTCTATAAAACGGCGTTTATTAACACTTATCCTGATAGTAAAGATGCGACACTTTCAAAGGCACAGTACAAAAATAAGATTTATGGCATGACCCATTTTATTTTTGCTGCCAGCGGATATTATCAAAATGAAGTCGATCCAAAAGAGTTTCAATGGATTTTAGATTATTTTGAAAAAAACCTAGATAAAATTATCGCCGACACTACAGCGGATATCATTACAGAAGTGGGGATTAGTTTCCTAATAACGGGGCATAAAAATCACAGCGTCACTCAACAAATTAAAAAGCACATCATTGCGGCATATAATCCAGAAACTCAAATGATACCATCACCTAAGGGGAGATCGGACTTGTCCTCAGGCGAACACAGAAACGTACTTGCCATGATGCTACTAAATTGGCCAGAAACGCTTCATCCAGGCCCATATCTGAGCAATATCGCTAGTACGAAGAAGAACCTTCCTCGTTTAGTGAATATAAAATCAGTTCAAAATACACTCGATAGCAAGCAGCAATCACATTAG
- the grxD gene encoding Grx4 family monothiol glutaredoxin, with protein METVEKIKQQLSENPIIVYMKGSPKLPSCGFSSQVAQVMINCGEQFAFVDILQHPDIRAELPKFANWPTFPQLWVEGELIGGCDIITEMFQKGELQPIIKATADKFRTEDASE; from the coding sequence ATGGAAACTGTAGAAAAAATTAAGCAGCAACTGAGTGAAAACCCAATCATTGTTTATATGAAAGGCTCTCCAAAATTACCTAGTTGTGGTTTTTCTTCTCAAGTTGCACAAGTGATGATTAACTGTGGTGAGCAGTTTGCGTTTGTAGATATTTTACAGCACCCGGACATCCGTGCTGAATTACCTAAGTTTGCAAACTGGCCTACCTTTCCACAATTATGGGTCGAAGGTGAGTTGATTGGCGGCTGTGATATTATTACTGAAATGTTCCAAAAAGGTGAGTTGCAACCGATTATCAAAGCCACAGCAGATAAATTTCGTACTGAAGATGCTTCAGAATAA
- the sodB gene encoding superoxide dismutase [Fe], with product MAFELPALPYAKNALEPHISQETIEYHYGKHHNTYVVKLNGLVEGTEFAGKSLEEVVKTSTGGMFNNAAQVWNHTFYWNCLAPNAGGEATGAIAAAIDASFGSFEEFKTKFTDSAVNNFGSAWTWLVKKADGSLAIVNTSNAATPLTDESVTILMTVDVWEHAYYVDYRNARPEYLNHFWQLVNWEFVNSNFA from the coding sequence ATGGCTTTCGAATTACCAGCATTACCTTATGCAAAGAACGCACTTGAACCGCATATTTCTCAAGAAACGATTGAATACCACTATGGTAAGCATCACAACACTTATGTTGTAAAATTAAATGGTTTAGTTGAAGGCACTGAATTTGCAGGAAAAAGCTTAGAAGAAGTCGTTAAAACTTCTACTGGTGGCATGTTCAATAATGCAGCTCAAGTTTGGAACCATACCTTTTACTGGAACTGCCTAGCACCAAATGCTGGCGGCGAAGCAACTGGTGCTATTGCAGCAGCTATCGATGCTTCTTTCGGTTCTTTCGAAGAATTCAAAACTAAATTTACTGATTCTGCAGTAAACAACTTTGGTAGCGCTTGGACTTGGTTAGTAAAGAAAGCTGATGGTTCATTAGCAATCGTTAACACTAGCAATGCCGCTACACCACTGACTGATGAATCAGTGACGATTTTAATGACTGTAGATGTTTGGGAACATGCTTATTACGTTGATTACCGTAATGCACGTCCAGAATATTTAAATCACTTCTGGCAATTAGTTAACTGGGAATTTGTGAACAGCAACTTCGCTTAA